In Phaeobacter gallaeciensis DSM 26640, a genomic segment contains:
- the betA gene encoding choline dehydrogenase, which translates to MNTDYVIVGAGSAGCAMAYRLSGAGKKVLVIEHGGTDAGPFIQMPGALSYPMNMSMYDWGYKSQPEPHLGGRELVCPRGKVIGGSSSINGMVYVRGHAGDYNHWADSGAAGWSYADVLPYFKRMETWDDRGHGGDPDWRGTDGPLHVTRGPRDNPLHAAFVKAGEQAGYPVTKDYNGEQQEGFGPMEMTVHKGQRWSAANAYLKPALKRDNCEMIRALARKVVIEDGRAVGVEVERGGKIEVIRANAEVILAASSLNSPKLLMLSGIGPAKHLAEHGIEVVADRPGVGQNLQDHLEFYFQFASKQPITLFKYWNLFGKALVGAQWLFTKTGLGASNQFESAAFIRSDKGVDYPDIQYHFLPIAVRYDGQAAAEGHGFQAHVGPMRSDSRGEVTLASSDPKDAPKILFNYMSKEKDWEDFRKCIRLTREVFAQDAMKPFVKHEIQPGNALQSDEELNGFIREHVESAYHPCGTCKMGAVEDPMAVVDPECRVIGVEGLRVADSSIFPRITNGNLNGPSIMTGEKASDHILGRRLPSSNAEPWFNPNWEGSQR; encoded by the coding sequence ATGAATACGGATTATGTGATTGTTGGTGCCGGATCAGCCGGCTGTGCCATGGCGTATCGGCTCAGTGGGGCAGGCAAAAAGGTTCTGGTGATCGAACACGGCGGTACGGACGCTGGACCGTTCATCCAGATGCCGGGCGCGCTGAGCTATCCGATGAATATGTCGATGTATGACTGGGGGTATAAATCCCAGCCGGAGCCGCATCTGGGAGGCCGTGAGCTGGTCTGCCCACGTGGTAAGGTGATTGGCGGGTCGTCCTCGATCAACGGCATGGTCTATGTGCGCGGCCACGCGGGCGACTATAATCACTGGGCCGACTCCGGCGCTGCGGGCTGGTCCTATGCCGACGTGCTGCCCTATTTCAAACGTATGGAAACCTGGGATGATCGCGGCCATGGCGGCGATCCCGACTGGCGCGGCACCGACGGCCCGCTGCATGTGACCCGCGGCCCCCGCGACAACCCGCTGCACGCAGCCTTCGTCAAGGCGGGAGAGCAGGCCGGCTATCCGGTGACCAAGGATTACAACGGCGAGCAGCAAGAGGGCTTTGGCCCGATGGAAATGACGGTCCACAAGGGCCAGCGCTGGTCCGCCGCCAACGCCTATCTGAAACCCGCCCTGAAGCGTGACAACTGCGAGATGATCCGCGCTCTGGCGCGCAAGGTGGTCATTGAGGACGGGCGCGCTGTTGGGGTCGAGGTTGAGCGTGGGGGCAAGATCGAGGTGATCCGGGCAAACGCCGAGGTCATTCTTGCGGCATCTTCGCTGAACTCGCCCAAACTGCTGATGCTATCGGGCATTGGTCCGGCAAAACATCTGGCGGAACATGGCATTGAGGTGGTCGCAGACCGCCCCGGCGTGGGCCAGAACCTTCAGGACCATCTGGAATTCTATTTCCAGTTTGCCTCCAAACAGCCCATTACGCTGTTCAAATACTGGAACCTCTTCGGCAAAGCGTTGGTCGGCGCGCAGTGGCTCTTCACCAAAACCGGTCTTGGGGCGTCGAACCAGTTCGAAAGCGCGGCCTTCATCCGCTCTGACAAAGGCGTGGACTACCCGGATATCCAATACCACTTCCTGCCGATTGCCGTGCGCTACGACGGGCAGGCCGCAGCTGAGGGCCACGGGTTCCAGGCCCATGTCGGCCCGATGCGGTCGGATTCGCGCGGGGAGGTCACGCTGGCATCCAGCGACCCCAAGGACGCGCCGAAGATCCTGTTCAACTACATGTCGAAGGAGAAGGACTGGGAGGACTTCCGCAAGTGCATTCGCCTGACCCGCGAAGTCTTTGCGCAGGATGCGATGAAACCCTTCGTCAAACATGAGATCCAGCCCGGCAACGCGCTGCAATCGGATGAAGAGCTGAACGGCTTCATCAGAGAGCACGTTGAGAGCGCGTATCACCCCTGTGGCACCTGCAAGATGGGCGCGGTGGAAGATCCGATGGCGGTGGTTGATCCGGAATGCCGTGTCATCGGCGTTGAGGGGCTGCGCGTTGCGGACAGCTCGATCTTCCCGCGGATCACCAATGGCAACCTCAATGGCCCCTCGATCATGACCGGCGAGAAGGCCTCTGATCATATTCTGGGGCGTCGCCTGCCGTCGTCCAATGCGGAACCGTGGTTCAACCCGAATTGGGAAGGCTCACAGCGCTGA
- a CDS encoding YdcH family protein: MSNTPHELAEEFPDKTAQISQLKQSDAHFAKLSDEYHAVNRAVHRAETNVEPVSAEAETSLRKQRAALKDEIWGILSKA; this comes from the coding sequence ATGTCCAATACCCCGCATGAGCTGGCCGAAGAATTTCCCGATAAAACCGCGCAGATCAGCCAGCTGAAACAATCTGACGCGCATTTTGCCAAACTTTCGGACGAGTATCACGCGGTGAACCGCGCGGTACATCGTGCGGAAACCAATGTGGAACCGGTCAGTGCCGAGGCCGAAACCAGCCTGCGCAAACAACGCGCCGCACTGAAGGATGAAATTTGGGGCATTCTGTCCAAGGCTTGA
- a CDS encoding multidrug effflux MFS transporter: MRTIPRRFLDRRSNPNIGTLILLSGLSALAMNIFLPSLPGMARYFNADYSLMQLSVALYLAVSAVVQIFVGPISDKLGRRPVILWGVALFLLATLGCLYAPSAEVFLLFRMCQAVVASAMVLSRAAVRDIYDNDQAASMIGYVTMGMAVVPMIGPVIGGALEETLGWKANFWLLMVLGAGTFAMTYFDLGETARKSGKTLMAQFREYPELLRSPRFWGYSLASGLSSGAFFAYLGGAPFVGTQVYGLSAAQLGVYFASPAVGYFIGNFLSGRYSTRIGLNRMVLWGCLINGVGVALSMILALMGAGTVYSFFGFMTFVGLGNGMAIPNATAGAISVRPHLAGTASGLAGAIMIGVGAGLSAYAGYLLVPGSTPVPLLSIMLATAVLGLVSIRVVIRREKSLGI, encoded by the coding sequence ATGCGAACCATTCCGCGGCGATTTCTGGACCGCCGGTCCAACCCGAATATCGGCACGCTGATCCTTTTATCAGGACTGTCGGCGCTGGCGATGAATATCTTTCTGCCCTCCCTTCCCGGGATGGCGCGGTATTTCAATGCCGACTACAGCCTTATGCAGTTGTCGGTCGCGCTTTACCTTGCGGTGAGCGCGGTGGTGCAGATCTTTGTCGGACCGATCTCCGACAAACTGGGACGGCGCCCGGTGATCCTCTGGGGGGTGGCGCTGTTTCTTCTGGCGACGCTGGGCTGTCTTTACGCGCCCTCCGCCGAGGTTTTCCTCTTGTTTCGGATGTGCCAGGCCGTCGTTGCCTCGGCCATGGTGCTGAGCCGCGCCGCCGTGCGCGATATCTATGACAATGATCAGGCCGCCAGCATGATCGGCTATGTCACCATGGGCATGGCCGTGGTGCCTATGATTGGACCGGTGATTGGTGGCGCACTGGAGGAAACACTGGGCTGGAAGGCCAATTTCTGGCTGCTCATGGTGCTGGGCGCAGGCACATTTGCCATGACGTATTTCGACTTGGGCGAGACCGCCCGCAAGAGCGGCAAGACACTGATGGCCCAGTTTCGCGAATACCCTGAGCTGTTGCGGTCCCCGCGCTTCTGGGGGTATTCGCTGGCCTCTGGACTATCGTCGGGAGCGTTTTTCGCCTATCTCGGCGGCGCACCTTTTGTGGGGACCCAAGTCTACGGCCTGTCAGCAGCGCAGCTTGGGGTCTATTTCGCCTCTCCCGCAGTTGGCTATTTTATCGGTAACTTCCTGTCCGGCCGGTATTCAACACGCATCGGGCTGAACCGGATGGTGCTCTGGGGCTGCCTGATCAACGGGGTAGGTGTGGCCCTGTCGATGATACTGGCGCTCATGGGCGCGGGTACCGTCTATTCCTTTTTCGGTTTCATGACTTTTGTTGGACTTGGCAATGGTATGGCCATCCCTAATGCAACCGCCGGGGCGATCTCCGTTCGACCGCATTTGGCAGGCACAGCTTCAGGGCTGGCCGGGGCGATCATGATCGGCGTGGGTGCAGGACTCAGCGCCTATGCCGGTTATCTGCTGGTGCCGGGATCAACACCGGTGCCACTGTTGTCGATCATGCTGGCCACTGCAGTTCTGGGGCTCGTCTCCATCCGTGTGGTCATTCGACGTGAGAAATCACTGGGTATCTGA
- a CDS encoding helix-turn-helix domain-containing protein — MAQQKLYAGAKLREMRLRLSLTQKEFAAKLGVSLPYLNQMENNNRPVSTTVVLALAQEFGLDVTELSAGDSERLVSDMREVMADPVFADDTPPMADLRLTASNAPALARALLTLHRAYRQTHERLASLDEALGREDARIQASPWEEVRDFFHYCDNYIDAVDRAAENFCGRLDARSAAIAALDQAGISVVFGDIDGLRKFDPAGKVLRLSNRASPQTQLFQLLLQVALLHQNDLLEATLDFAKFHSDAARSIAKIGLANYFAGAAMMPYRQFLNAAIECRHDLELLSTRFGASIEQVAHRLSTLQRPGAKGVPFFFVRVDQAGTITKRHSATRLQFARFGGACPLWNVHRAFETPGRFLRQLAETPDGVRYISLARDVSKPGGSFGSPVRRYAIALGCEVRHADALVYADTLDVSQDSAYEPIGISCRICERRDCHQRSVPPLERRLSIDTHQRGVLPYEVS; from the coding sequence ATGGCGCAACAGAAACTCTATGCAGGGGCCAAGCTGCGGGAAATGCGGCTGCGCCTGTCGCTGACCCAAAAAGAGTTCGCCGCCAAACTGGGCGTATCCCTGCCCTATCTCAACCAGATGGAAAACAACAACCGGCCGGTGTCGACAACTGTGGTGCTGGCGCTGGCGCAGGAGTTCGGTCTGGACGTGACAGAGCTGTCTGCGGGCGACAGTGAACGCCTGGTCAGTGATATGCGCGAAGTGATGGCAGACCCTGTCTTTGCCGATGATACGCCCCCAATGGCGGATCTTCGGCTGACGGCTTCCAACGCACCTGCTTTGGCGCGCGCGCTGCTAACCCTGCACCGCGCCTATCGACAGACCCATGAGCGGCTGGCATCGCTGGATGAGGCCCTGGGGCGGGAGGATGCGCGCATTCAGGCCTCACCCTGGGAAGAGGTGCGCGACTTTTTCCATTATTGTGACAACTATATTGATGCGGTGGACCGCGCAGCAGAGAATTTCTGCGGGCGGCTGGATGCGCGCAGCGCGGCAATTGCGGCGCTGGATCAGGCCGGGATCAGCGTGGTGTTCGGCGATATCGACGGGCTGCGCAAATTTGACCCGGCGGGAAAGGTGCTGCGACTGTCCAACCGGGCCTCGCCGCAGACCCAGCTGTTTCAGCTGCTGTTGCAGGTGGCCCTGCTGCATCAGAATGACCTCTTGGAGGCGACACTGGATTTTGCAAAATTTCACAGCGACGCGGCACGGTCGATCGCCAAGATAGGGCTGGCCAACTACTTTGCCGGGGCGGCGATGATGCCCTATCGGCAGTTTTTGAACGCCGCGATCGAATGCCGCCACGATCTGGAACTGCTCTCCACACGCTTTGGCGCCTCAATCGAGCAGGTAGCCCATCGACTGTCGACATTACAGCGACCCGGTGCCAAGGGGGTGCCGTTTTTCTTTGTGCGGGTGGATCAGGCGGGCACGATCACCAAGCGCCACTCGGCCACCAGATTGCAGTTCGCCCGTTTCGGCGGCGCCTGCCCCTTGTGGAATGTGCACCGCGCGTTTGAAACGCCGGGGCGGTTCCTGCGGCAGCTGGCGGAGACACCAGACGGGGTGCGCTATATCTCGCTGGCGCGGGATGTCTCAAAACCCGGCGGTTCCTTTGGCTCACCGGTGCGCCGCTATGCCATCGCGCTGGGATGTGAGGTGCGCCATGCCGATGCGCTGGTCTATGCGGATACGCTGGATGTGAGTCAGGACAGCGCCTATGAGCCGATTGGCATTTCCTGTCGCATTTGCGAGCGGCGCGACTGTCATCAACGTTCAGTGCCACCGCTGGAACGGCGGCTGAGCATCGACACCCATCAGCGCGGCGTGCTGCCCTATGAAGTGAGCTGA